Proteins found in one Leguminivora glycinivorella isolate SPB_JAAS2020 chromosome 4, LegGlyc_1.1, whole genome shotgun sequence genomic segment:
- the LOC125225479 gene encoding ras-related protein Rap-2c translates to MREFKVVVLGSGGVGKSALTVQFVSGCFMEKYDPTIEDFYRKEIEVDNSPCVLEILDTAGTEQFASMRDLYIKNGQGFVVVYSLTNHQTFQDIKPMKELITRVKGSERVPILLVGNKADLEHQREVAQPEGAALAQMWGCPFVEASAKSRTNVNEMFAEIVREMNVSPEKEKKTYCCCTVL, encoded by the coding sequence ATGCGTGAATTCAAAGTTGTGGTTTTGGGTTCGGGTGGGGTCGGTAAGAGTGCTTTGACTGTGCAGTTCGTGTCCGGATGCTTTATGGAAAAATATGACCCCACGATAGAAGATTTCTATAGAAAAGAAATAGAAGTGGACAATTCGCCATGTGTTTTAGAAATATTGGATACTGCAGGCACGGAACAGTTTGCATCTATGCGGGATCTCTATATTAAAAACGGCCAAGGATTCGTTGTAGTATATTCATTAACGAATCACCAAACATTTCAAGACATCAAGCCCATGAAGGAATTGATAACGCGCGTGAAGGGGTCAGAACGCGTGCCCATCCTGCTGGTGGGCAACAAGGCGGACCTGGAGCACCAGCGCGAGGTGGCGCAGCCCGAGGGCGCGGCGCTGGCGCAGATGTGGGGCTGCCCCTTCGTCGAGGCCTCCGCCAAGAGCCGCACCAACGTCAACGAAATGTTCGCGGAAATCGTGCGCGAAATGAACGTTAGCCCcgaaaaagaaaagaaaacttaTTGTTGTTGTACAGTGCTTTAA